From Mucilaginibacter rubeus, a single genomic window includes:
- a CDS encoding glycoside hydrolase family 2 protein, with the protein MKKLSLCLSLFISTYLSANAQQGEWHLIKDKITTPWAEKVDPKAPLPEYPRPQMVRGNWQNLNGLWNYAIVPKATTGPAKYEGKILVPFAVESALSGVGKTVGKDSMLWYKTTISLNKTLKGKDVLLHFGAVDWRTEVFVNGKSAGVHEGGFDPFTFNITPYLKSGSKQDITVSVWDPTDEGPQPRGKQVKKPEGIWYTPVTGIWQTVWLEGVAKTHIEATKQTPNIDDHTLSVSAEVSNSQPGDKLKITAWNGKTLVSEKTIDAGETAVLDIKDQHLWSTTDSFLYDLKVAVIRNNKAVDEIGSYFAMRKISLGPDANGIQRMLLNNKFVFQYGPLDQGWWPDGLYTPPTYEAMSFDIDKLKEMGFNMIRKHIKVEPARYYAYCDKTGMLLWQDMPSGDLGNHWENRPGVLDRATDKDRTPESEGYYRKEWNAIINSLYNYPCIVVWTPFNEAWGQFKTVEITEWTEKKDPSRLVNSASGGNFYDTGNIVDLHNYPHPAMPRPEIFGKTKAVVLGEFGGLGWPVDGHTWQANKNWGYQNFKNGDDLFKRYSTFTDRLQELIKVGLSAAVYTQTTDVEGEVNGFMTYDRKVIKMPVELLQKANSKLYDPSLVK; encoded by the coding sequence ATGAAGAAACTATCGCTTTGCCTGTCTCTTTTTATTTCTACCTATCTATCTGCCAATGCACAGCAAGGCGAATGGCATTTGATAAAAGACAAGATCACCACCCCATGGGCCGAAAAAGTTGATCCTAAAGCACCGCTTCCTGAATATCCGCGCCCGCAAATGGTGCGTGGTAACTGGCAAAATCTGAATGGTTTATGGAACTATGCCATAGTACCTAAAGCTACTACAGGGCCTGCAAAATACGAGGGGAAAATCCTGGTGCCTTTCGCGGTTGAATCGGCGCTATCTGGTGTTGGTAAAACTGTTGGTAAGGATAGCATGCTCTGGTATAAAACTACCATCAGCTTAAATAAAACATTAAAAGGTAAAGACGTACTGCTGCATTTTGGCGCGGTTGACTGGCGTACCGAAGTATTTGTAAACGGTAAAAGCGCCGGCGTTCATGAAGGCGGCTTCGATCCTTTTACATTCAACATTACCCCTTATTTAAAAAGCGGTTCAAAACAAGATATTACCGTAAGCGTATGGGACCCGACTGATGAAGGGCCGCAGCCGCGTGGTAAACAAGTAAAAAAGCCCGAAGGGATCTGGTATACTCCGGTTACCGGGATCTGGCAAACTGTTTGGCTGGAAGGCGTAGCTAAAACGCACATTGAAGCCACCAAACAAACTCCTAACATTGACGATCACACACTATCGGTATCTGCCGAAGTTTCAAATAGCCAGCCGGGTGATAAGCTGAAGATCACCGCCTGGAACGGCAAAACCCTCGTATCCGAAAAAACAATTGATGCCGGCGAAACTGCCGTGCTTGATATCAAAGATCAGCACTTATGGTCAACTACCGATTCGTTCTTGTATGACCTGAAAGTTGCTGTTATCCGCAACAACAAAGCGGTTGATGAAATAGGCAGCTACTTTGCTATGCGTAAAATTTCGCTTGGCCCTGATGCTAACGGCATTCAGCGCATGTTGCTAAACAACAAATTCGTGTTTCAATATGGCCCGCTTGATCAGGGCTGGTGGCCGGATGGTTTATACACTCCGCCAACTTATGAGGCCATGAGCTTTGATATAGATAAGCTTAAAGAAATGGGCTTTAACATGATCCGCAAGCACATCAAAGTTGAGCCGGCACGTTATTATGCTTATTGCGATAAAACAGGTATGCTGCTTTGGCAGGATATGCCAAGCGGCGATTTAGGTAACCACTGGGAAAACCGCCCGGGCGTGCTTGACCGTGCTACCGATAAAGACCGTACTCCTGAGTCTGAAGGATACTATCGCAAAGAGTGGAACGCCATCATCAACTCGTTATATAACTATCCATGTATTGTAGTTTGGACTCCGTTTAACGAAGCCTGGGGTCAGTTTAAAACCGTTGAGATTACCGAGTGGACCGAGAAAAAAGACCCATCACGTTTGGTAAACAGCGCCAGCGGCGGTAACTTTTATGATACCGGTAACATTGTCGATCTGCATAATTACCCACATCCGGCTATGCCTCGTCCGGAGATTTTCGGTAAAACCAAAGCCGTTGTGTTGGGCGAGTTTGGTGGCCTTGGCTGGCCTGTTGATGGCCATACCTGGCAGGCAAACAAAAACTGGGGTTATCAAAACTTTAAAAACGGTGACGACCTGTTTAAAAGGTATTCAACCTTTACCGATAGGTTACAGGAGCTAATTAAAGTAGGTCTTTCGGCAGCAGTATACACACAAACAACAGATGTGGAAGGTGAAGTGAACGGGTTTATGACTTATGATCGCAAAGTGATTAAAATGCCTGTTGAATTGTTACAAAAAGCCAACAGTAAACTATACGATCCGTCGTTGGTGAAATAA